The window CACATCAGTCTATAGCTTACCTACTTTTGTCTCTAGTGATTTAAACTTAGCCTCCTTTAACTTAGCCAACCTATCAATTGCACCTAGGACAGAATCAATTCTCTCCAGTAGCTGATCTCTAACTTCCTTTCTATCAGTTAATATATCTCTAGTTCTTCACTTGACTCGCTTCCAAGAGgctctgtttcttcctttttactctTGTCATTTGTAGAGTCAGCACATGTTGACATTCTTTCCATCCTTGTTTCTGTTTCTGCGGCAGCTAAAGACAGACCTTGGGCCAACACTTCTTGTGGTTTGTCATCCAGGAAGGTTGTTGGTTCTCTGTATGCTGGTCCCAAAGGTGGACCTGCCTGATGAGGGTTTGTACGTCTTGGTCAGAACTTTTTGgttcttgatttttgtttttaaagaagaaaaagtttaCAATGACCAAAAAGACACAATCTGGGGAATGCAAATTTGTTATTAATGTCAATTAAATGCCAAGTGGCTACTGATTTTGCCACTAACCTTTAGTTTTTCTGCTTTAATCCTCATTTCCAGAAGCTTCTTCTCTTTGGCATCTATCTGCAGCCCCTCATCACACCAGTTCATAGCCTCAGCAAAGTTTTTCAATTCCAGATGGCATAAGGCACCTGCAGGAACCCAGAACTCTTAGGGCCCATGGACAACATGCATGGAAAGAGCCCCCTTGAGGAGGAATCCCCACTCTACCAGCCACCAGCCAGCACCCTGAAGAGAAAACAGATAAAGCCCCTAGTACTGTATTCCCAAGACTAGAAGACAATTTTTGTATCTTAGCTCAAAAGGTCTCTAGGGCCCTCAACTCAAAACTCCTGTGAGACTCCCCAGTCTTAAGGACTCTTAAAGTAGGGAAGGCTGCAGCTTAGTGGCAAAAAGCACAGCCCTTGGAATCAGACAGATCTGGCTGGAAATCTGGCTCTGTCATTTACCAACTAGgtattagaccagtggttctcaaccttctggccctttaaatacagttccacatgttgtgacccaaccataaaattattttcattgctacttcataactgtaatgttgctactattatgaatcgtaatgtaaatatcagatatgcaggatggtcttaggcgacccctgtgaaagggtcgttcgagtgccaaaggggtcgtgacccacaggttgagaagcgctgcaTTAGACAAAGGACTGAGCACCTCTGAGTTTCTGGTTCCTCATCTGCACATGAGAAGAATGAAGTCCATCTCAGGTCATTTTTCTAAATGGCGTCACAAAGCAGAATCTGCCTCAGCAATTAAAGCAGTGGCAAGACCAAAGACATTAGGTCTCTCCTAAAACTGTTCTTGATGGCTACCAGTTTAAGCTGCTTCTCCTTTAATCATGCTCAGTCTTCTCCTGTCAGCCATTTAGGCTTTCCACAGAACGTCTAAATATGAGAACAATAAGTGCTGAGATGTCAGCAGAATCCAACTCCATCGTCCAAAGATAAACAAACTGATACTCAGAATGGGTGTCTTGCCAAGGCCACGTGTTAAGGTAAAACTGACAATTCGAGGATTACAGACTTCCAACACGAGGACAATTCCACAGGACTCCATTCAACTTACTTGCCAATCTTTGCTCAGTACCTTCTTTCCCTATGAGAAACACCCCCAATCATAAAGATCTGAAGAAGCATAACTTTGATAAAGAATTTTAAGTTGGTCCATGAGGATACAGGGAAAATTAACATTTGAGGAATAAGTTACTAGTAAAGTTTGCAAAGCACCTTtgagcttcttttaaaaaaaaggttaagtataaaaagtaataaaagcaCTATTATTACATAGAAAGGTTAGACTACAAGAAAAAGAATAATCAGAAACATCTCAGCCTCAGAGTTATCTTTTAATTAACATTGACATGACATTTGAAGATTTCACTGTTCAATCAACTAATTTGGAAACAAATTAGAATGTGGCTTTTGggattgctttatttttattatttttattctttattaatatGAAATGAGGAATTTCAATTTCTCTACAAATTCTTAAAACACAAAGGGCTGGATTATTTTCcagagaattctttttaaaatggcatGTTGCTATTGATAAGGACTAGGAACTTAATTAACATCAAGATTGCAAAAATAAGGTGATTTCATTAGTATCTTAGCACCTTATTATCAAACCTTAAGATGTCTCAACTTTTGGTTCCATAGTGCTAACTTTTCCTTAATTACTATCATACTTAGTTCTACAAGACTTACCTCTTACTATTGCTTTGAGGTGGCAGGGTTTTAGTTTTCTGGCAGCCGTCACATCATTGAGAGCAGAACGAAAATTGCCTGATGAAAcatcatttaaaagaaataacatggtttaaaatcagaatattttcaaaatttcatgTGTAGAGACAAAGACACTCTTGTACAATCTTGGATAAATATAATCAAagcaactgtttttaaaaaatatacatatttttaaaatatatataactgtGCTCATCAAAAGCCTTAGAAATGCTTAAATCATCAGGCAACCAACCCACCAAACTACAGATGGCTAGCTAGTAAGcacatgaaatgatgctcaacatcaggaattagagaaattaaaataaacatgaaattggtaaaaataaagttacataATATCCAGATATGAAAAAAGGGCACTCTAATAGTAAATTAAAGAGCCAATTAGCATGCACTTTGTGGAAACATTGTGACCTAACAATACTcttctaagaatttatcctaCCTTACATAGCTGCTATGAGGTCAAGAGGGGTAACAAATTTAGAGAAACAAAATGGGAAATGTGCTTTGTAAACCATACCAGTGACATATTTAAGGAGTGACTCCTCATATTTACCTATTTGCTCCTCTGGTGTCCTCACACACACTTATTTTTTCCTTGCAAGGTGCTTTTGTTCTTATTAGCCCTATAAATCCTATCCTTTAAGCTCCCCAGAGAGAGGAACGGTGTAGCTCTTCTTCACAGTGCAGTGCCTAGCACACAGATAAAGTCAGGTCTTACTTATCTCTATGAtgccagtgcctggcacggaGTATTAAACGCTGAATGGAGAAAATGTATTCCTCCAGAAGTTAGAAGACTGGGTTTCTAGTCCAGGTCCTGGCATTAAAGAAAGGGTCCCTCTCTGGGCTTATACAAATTGAGGGCACTGGCTAGCCCAAATAATCTTTAAAGTTCTacaccactcttttttttttttttttaattgatgtcagagaggaaggaagagggagagagagagagagagaaaaacatcaatgatgagaaaaccattgatcagctgcctcctgcacaccccacactggagatcaagtccgcaatccgggcatgtgatgaccgggaatggaaccatgacctcccggttcacaggtcaatactcaaccacttagccatgctggCGAGGCACCACTCTtactttttagaattttataatgAAACAGGCTAAATGAGAAAACAGGTTGAGTAGACGATGGTTGGGAGAAACTGTGCTCTAATGGTGATGAGTCCCAACAGACTCATCCCAGCTAGATTACAGGGCTCATTCTTTCCCATACCCTCAGAAATGCCTGGGTTCATTCCTTGGTCCTCTCTTATTTACATGGGTTTAAAATGACCAAGACTAGCCACCAGCAAATAATCAGTATTTCCCAAAGTCACATCTGCAGAACACTACTGCATATTAATAAGTGTTACTTGAAGAGGGGGCTTACAAAACTTGAGAATCATCAGGTAAAGTTCTTTGCTGTAAGTTGCCTCAGAGTCCTTAACATATTCATGTACACTGCAAATCCCCCACAGAAAAGCAGCACTTTCCAAACTTAACTTGtccaaaggatttttttttcaagagtccCATAGAATGCTCTTTGAGAAATTCTCCTTTAGATAATATAGTTTCATACAAAGATCTCGATCCTTCTAGCATCCTTGGGAAGgccagggtggggggaaggaggaagaggagacattTTTTGAGGGAATAGAAGCATGTGTgctaaaaaaaatcccagatcATATCAACTCATATATTAAGGTATTTGATGCCACTCATTTGGTTCAGATAGCAAAAAGTATGCATTCTATCTGGTTTCTCTTTTCACCAAGTCTACCTGGAAGATCAGAGTCCCGCCAACccgtggtccgcggaccactggtggcccgcggaccactggtggcccgtgaggtccgaaaggctggTGACCGCTGCATTAGAGTAAACAACCCTAGGTGTCTGGGATAAGTAGCTCTTTTTCCTGACACTCTCAAACTCCACGAGCCGTCATAATAGCTTTATCATAAGTTAACTCTTTGGAAAGCACGCAACAATGGAATGAATTACCCAGATAGTACTGTGCTGCTGCCCGGTTGGTATAAAGAACAGCATTCAAATCAGGGTCTGCACATTTTTTCTTTAAGCCTTCAGTATACGAAATCACAGCTTTTTCATagtctttttctttaaagtattcATTGCCCTCATCTTTATAGGTCTTGGCCTGTTCtgcaaagaaaacaagaaataatcactatattttatttttttaaaggctcaaGATAGAAATATTCTAAATCATGCAACAATGACATGTAATAAACCAAACAGAATAAactaaaagggaaagaaaactcAAAAATTAATCCTATAAAACTGGGTATTAACATGGAAGAATAGTCATGTGTATGTACTGCTACAATCAATTCCAAATATTTTACAAGGGAGATTATTAAGTGCTTACCAACAAAGAAGCATACAAGAAAAAGGCGTGCTTACCCTAGCTCCTAAAGAACTTTCTCTTTAGTTACTGaagaaatggggaggggggaattaTACTTCCCCCCATTTTGCTTTCTGTTCTTTTACTCCCTGGAATACAAATTCCCTCCTCACCCTAGTAAGAGCCTACAGAATTGTTAAGACTCAGTTCCAGTTTCTGGTCCGTGTGAGCCCACTCCTACCTCTCTGCCCTCGGTGTTCCAGCAGCACTTACACACAGGTTTTGTCCTGATTCTTTAGGACAATCTGGCTACCCACTGGGTCACGGCCTTAGGGGGCAGTCTTCTTCATCCTGTATCCCTAATGCCTAGCACTTAGTAGGTATCCAAAAAACTGTGTGGAATAAACAGTGACAAGTTGTCTCTGGCTAACTACTACTTGTTATAAATCAGAACGACTCACCCTTGACCTCAGTTCTACGGAGACACAAAACAAACGTTAGAGTCATGGAAGATACCTTCTGGAGGTCGCTCGTCATCAAAGATAATTGACTGGAGGCAAGCCAGGTCCGGGTTCTCCTTGGGATCAATTTCTGACGGCGCTTTCTTCATAAACAGGGGGATCTTCTCAAATTCCTGGAGATTGTTAAGAGAAGCATGAACTATACAAACGGGATTTGCCACGGAGCAGATCCAACTCCACGTCTCTACATCCAAGTTTCCTTTCTTATCATGCTTTGCAAAGCATCCCGACTGGCGGTATGGCTGCCCACCCGGCCTTGGCTTCCATCCGTAAAACGCGTGCAGAATTGTGATCTCTATTCAGTCAGCACATCCTGACCAGAGCGGCCGTGACCGGCACGCCCTGGGCGCTCGGTGTCCGCACTGCCCCGCCGCTCACCCCATCTTCGCCACGAGCCCAGGAGGCCGGCGCCCGGGTCCCGCCTTTTAAACCCGGGAGGCGGCTCCCAGAAGGTAAATAACTGGCCCGGGACCAGCGCCACAGGCTGTCCGACtccggggcctgggctcctggatgTCCTGGCAGGTTAAGGAGGCCCTCGAGCCGCCAGAGCCGACTTTCAACACAGAGTAGCAACCACCCGCCGCCGGCAGCGCCAGGGCCCGGgggctgaggaggcgggagcccGCACCACGGCCCACACGTGCGCGGAGCCCACGGCCGCCTACCTCTTCCCACCGGTCCTCGCGGAAGCGGCCGCGGTAAGGCTGGCTCTGGAACTTCTCCAGGAACGAGTCCATGGCGTCCTCGGAGGCGGCGTCCGGCTCGGGCCGCTCCATGGCACCTCCGGGGTCCTCCTGCCCGGCGCCCCGCGGTCCCGGCGCGGCTTCCGGCGGTGCGGGCGCCCTCCCCTAAGTCCTCCGGGCTGCGCCGGCCCGCGCGCCTGGGTTCCGCGAGCCGGGGGCGTGGCCTTCCGGGCCCCGGACACGCCCCTGCGCGCCCCACCTTCCCCTCCGCGGAGCCGCGGGCGTAGCCTTGGTGGATAAACCCAGCTCCCAGGACGCCCTCAGTCGCTCGTTTAGCCGGTTAGCTCGTTTAGCCGGTTAGCACGTTTCCTGAGCTCCTCCTGTGCCGAAGGCCTGTTGCAGTGGCTGGGGAAACAAAGCAGATGAAATCCCGGCCCTAGTCTAGGAGGCGATAAGGTGGTGGGGAGAGACCGACGCTAAACAAATAAGATGGGCGAGTTATCAGGTGGTAGCAAGATCCATGGGCGAACAGTTTTAAACCTGTGGACAGGCATTCAAGCAAAGGAGGAGGCCTGGagtgaaagggggcgggggggggggcgcattcCCTACCGAGGTAGGGCAGGGAGCCCCAGCGAGGGGAGCTTTGGGGATGGGGTGCTGGAGCAGAATGAAAAAGAAGGTGAAGTGAGAGGATAATGGGCCGTGATTCCGAGGACCGGGTTTTCCTCAGTGCAACGGGGCCTTTTGGAGAGTTTGGGGGAAAAAGTGATGTGATCAGATGTGTCGGTTTCCAATATTAACCTCCCCCTACCCCAACCGCTGAGATGGAAACTAGGTCTCCAGGCCAGGTGAGCCTTCCTGCAGCCACCGGGTTACCAGCAAATGGCTTCCAGCCCTGCACTGGGTGCTACAGCCTcggggagcccacagcctggtcCAGAAGGAAAGGCAGCCCAGCCACAGCCCAGCGGACGGGGAGCTGCTTACAAGTCTGCACATGGAGGCACAGAGGAGTGGGTGTTACTGGGGGTGAGGCAGGGCaataagaagctaggaaaattccttgacaAGTGGAATGAGGAAACGGAGACAGATAGCTGAACCAACTGAGTAATTTACAGCTAGTTACAGAAGGTCATCTCGATAGAGGTAACATCTAGGCCGCAGTTGTATTTCagccaggcccagaaaagcagcaaaaccaggtgggtaACCCCAGACCAGCTGCTGTGACTAATGGCCAGTCAGTAGAAACCATGATCCCGAAAAGGTTCGCCTAGAAAAGCTGATGACTATTCTATTGAAACcctcccctaagacctcccctaaattCCCAGCCTTTAAAAATCCTCAAAACAGAGGACCCAGCAcaggctctccctcccaggagcacacctgcacctttcccttttccctcttcttccttcagGACACGCATCTCCTAAACGCTAAGGGACccacgagacttgcaaccagaggagcaatgggcagcaaCAGCTTGTCCCGGACTAACCCCCTAACCTGTCTCTAAGGCCACCTTTCCTCTGACGTGAGGCAAAGCAGCCCACCTAGGTTCATTTCTTTCCTGTAATGTTTCTAGGGAGCCTAGGCTCTCTCTGCTGTTGCTGCTTCTATCCCAGGCCCTCCCTTGTTTCACCacccccagctttaataaacatactgtACTCTCAAAGTCACTTGGACTTGgactgtgaaatctttcctgcatgaagtcaagaacccacaaaCTACAGACCAGCCCGAGGCAGGGCCAGGTCTCCTTTCTGGTAACAGGGAGATTTGAGGAGGTTTCACAGAGGAGGTGATGCAGAGATGAGGAAGGTTTCTGCAGATGGGTGGAGGTTGGAGGGAAAGCTGGGCATTTCAGGCCGTGGGAGCCCACATGCAGAGAGGCATGGAGGTATACAGCAGCCAGCATATTGGATATGGGAGCGTAAGGCCAGCAAGGTGGGAGAGGGCCAGAGGGCCGGGTTGCACATTGGCCTTCATTCGGCAGAGGATAGTGAGCCAAGGGCAAATTTGTCTCAGGAAGGCCTGGGTTGCCAGGTGAAAGATTGataggggaggctgggtgaaGAGATTGAGAAGGAGACTGTTAGAGACCAGGGGAGAGAAGAGATCTAAAAACAGCAGTGGAGGATGGGAGAAACAGCAGGGCTATGGATGACAAATGGAGGGCCATGAGCTTTTCCGGGCCAGGACTGTGTCTTTCGCTTCTAACTTGCCCACGTGCAGAACACCTGGTCCCTGCCCTCCAAAGCCAAATCTTTTCCACACTTCCTCCTCCAGCTTGCTCCCTCACTACGGTTCCCATACTTGACCTTTTCATTATCTTTTCCCTTCTTGAGTACAGAGCCTACTAAGTCCTTTtgcttccacttttttttttgtttgttttattgcttaaagtattacaaagggtattacatatgtgtccttttttcccccgcccttgacaatcccctggcctcccctaccccccaatgtcttatgtccattggttatgcttatatgcatgcatacaagtccttcggttgatctcttacccccctccctcctgccccccaaccctccccagccttcccgctgcagtttgacaatcagtttgaggcagttctgcctctgtatttattattgttagaagtttataatggtctttattatccctgaatgagtgagatcatgtggtatttttccttcattgactggcttatttcacttagcataatgctctccacttccatccatgccgttgcaaatggtaagagttccttcttttttacagcagcatagtattccatcgtgtagatgtacctcCACTTTTAAATTTGATTCCTATAAAACCAAGGTGATGATAGGGGAGActcagagaagggaagtgacttTCGCAGTGCTCTGTGACCCTTCCAACTCAAGACCACTTGGGGGCTTCGGCCAGTAACTGAGCCTGGTAGCTTCTGTTGAGCTCCGGGGCCACCTAGATCTAGAATATGGTTGCTGTCATTTGTCAAGGCCACACCCAAACCTGAGTTCTAGCCAATGAAAGCAGCAGTGTCTCTGAGAGGAAAGGGCTGAGGCATGGGTAGGAGACCTCTGGGACTCACACTTTGATTCCcttttgtgaccttggacaaggccCACCGTCTGAGCCCTGTCCTCATATGTTGACGATAGGCCATGAAGCCAGTCTACCCTCCCCATAACTCTGTATGGCTGCTATGAAATGCCAAGGAGGCCATGCTTGTGAACACTCTTGGCAATGGAAAAGAACCATCCcacttcctgctctccctctagCCCAGTTTCCTgatggccttggccttggcctacCATTTATTGGAGGGTGATCGTGTGGTCAACTTCATGGGTTCCTTATCCGCAGCAGGAGCTTACATGTAGGTGCTCCTCGGGCTTATGTCTTGTCCCACTCTACACTCACCCCGGGGATCTCACCTCACCCCTGTACAAAGATGAGTCTCAGGTCTGTTTCCATCTCAGATCCTCTGCTGAGCTCCACCCCTGTGCAGCCAGCCACCTGGTGGATGTCTCCACTAGCCTGGCACAAAGCCCATCAAGCTCACCAGGTCCAGCCTGAACTCACCCCTCCCCAAACCTGCTCCTGCTATGAGGGGTCACTCAGTGCGGGGACACCGCTGACCCAGTCATCCACCCAGAAACCTGAGTACCttgctcttcctcccctcccttcatcAACCACCAGCTTCTGAAAATTCTCTATCCTGAATCTCACACAGGTCTGCTCACCCTCCTCATCCCACACTGCAGCCCAGCACCCCTACCTTCTTCTCCGAAGCCTCCGGCCAGGTCTCCCTGCCTGTGCTCTTGTCCACACAACTCCCCCGACCCGCTGCCTGCCCTTTCGTTCCACTTAGTGTGAGCTTTCTGCCACTCCTTTTTTCCCATTATTCCCTTTTATGCCCCAGAGCCCacctcagcccctcccaccactctAAAGTGATATGTGTATTTTCAGCTTGTATGTGTTCTTGCAAAATGCAACTCTTGTGCATACACTTTTAATATGCTTTTTCCACTCAGCACTGGGTTTTAGGTCCTGCCCATGGTACCCCCACCACCTCTGCTTTGTGGGACTCCATGGCGCCCATTCACTCCCTGAGGATGGAGGGCCAGGTCCTCCTCTCACAGGCACCACAGAGAGCACTGTGATCATCTCCCTTACCCATTGCTCCTTATGGACCTGTGGGAGGAGTTCCCTGAGATGTGTGCCCACATAGAATTTCaggtgtggagagcggctacagcgtttggacaggttcaagcctcggactaatgagagggcacagtccttttGTGGCAAAGCCATGTgcaggtcccagcttggagggcaaagccctcccagcacaattatagccaaaaagctatggttgtaagcttgaccttatggtccgaacctgtggtcccaggtggctgagtgatgtgggctgcgggaggtgcagcaagtgctgccaaaacaaagcttgatagagttcaggtgcatgtaattaagTAGACTCGAAACccgcaagaacattgtaaacatgttgaccacgcccttactttgcctcctgtaatctggctataaaataaagactcggcttgcaggctgtggcactgttTCTCCCTCCAAGACCAGTGTCCCACCTCGTACCAGCTTTATTGTCTTGTCTGtgttctttaatccttcaccgtgccccccccccgccccctcaggttcacccctggctgtgCTAAGTGCAGCACATTCAGGGTCATGGGTATAAACAACATGACTGAAGGCAGACAGATTCCTGTTCTGAGTGGCTGCACTCATCTCCCTCCCACCAGCAGTACCTGGGGATGCCTGTatccccaggaggagggagcTTTCCAAAGCAGAAATCTCCGTGTCTCCCCTGCTTGCCTCTCACCTCCCCATCACGCCTTCCCACTGCTCTCCTGGTGAGGTCTCCCTCCAAGGCCACAGTGACCAACCCttgccctcctcttccctccactgGGTTTTGCTGCACCTATGTATCTGCCCTTGGGCCTTGGCCCTATGTGCCCTGCTCTCCATACGCATCTACCATACGGGCATCTTTCCAAACCCCCTGGAGGGGGCGTTGtttctgggaagccttccctgacaccCCAACCCCAAACTGGTCTATATATCTCCTCTGGACCTCACAGCTCCACACTTCCCTTCACCACCTGCTGGGCTATGGGTGGCTGTGTCTCTTACACTTCCGTTAGACCGAAGCTTCTCAACCCCAGCACTTTTGACAACTTGGGATGAATAATTCTTCCCCGTGGGGGCTTTCCTGTGCATTggaggatgtttagcagcatccctggcctctacccacaaTACCAATAGCATCTCCTTCCCCAGCTGTAGAAACCAAAAATGTCTCAAGATACTGCCAAATATTCCCGGGGGCTCAAAAATGGCCCTGCTGTGGGGAACCACCGCATCAGACCACAAACTGCCCTGGGTCCGGGCTGGGTCTGTATCCCTGGCACCCAGAGCAGGCATGGCCCAGGTTAGCTGCTCAATTCTAGTAAATGCTGCCCAAATGAATGGTGACCAAGCTCTGGGTAAAGACCCGAGGGTGGGTCTCGGAGATTAGGGTTCTGGGTTGTGCATGATGTCACAAGGTGGGAGGAGgctcttcttttcctccctcaaAAAATACCCA is drawn from Myotis daubentonii chromosome 3, mMyoDau2.1, whole genome shotgun sequence and contains these coding sequences:
- the TTC4 gene encoding tetratricopeptide repeat protein 4 isoform X3, translated to MERPEPDAASEDAMDSFLEKFQSQPYRGRFREDRWEEEFEKIPLFMKKAPSEIDPKENPDLACLQSIIFDDERPPEEQAKTYKDEGNEYFKEKDYEKAVISYTEGLKKKCADPDLNAVLYTNRAAAQYYLGNFRSALNDVTAARKLKPCHLKAIVRGALCHLELKNFAEAMNWCDEGLQIDAKEKKLLEMRIKAEKLKRTEQRDIRKAKLKEKKEQNQNEALLQAIKVYFEDEDRAELYRVPPKSTLLQVLQHPRYLVKTLTPAFLVCVESSPFCRNYLRGRKVHQVK
- the TTC4 gene encoding tetratricopeptide repeat protein 4 isoform X2 translates to MERPEPDAASEDAMDSFLEKFQSQPYRGRFREDRWEEEFEKIPLFMKKAPSEIDPKENPDLACLQSIIFDDERPPEEQAKTYKDEGNEYFKEKDYEKAVISYTEGLKKKCADPDLNAVLYTNRAAAQYYLGNFRSALNDVTAARKLKPCHLKAIVRGALCHLELKNFAEAMNWCDEGLQIDAKEKKLLEMRIKAEKLKRTEQRDIRKAKLKEKKEQNQNEALLQAIKARNIRLVSEATSEDEDSASDGLSALLDGLSFENPYGARLSVDDQGRLSWPVLFLYPEYAQSDFISAFHEDSRSTLKMRTGQNCTGCLLRALCCRCYSTPGTL
- the TTC4 gene encoding tetratricopeptide repeat protein 4 isoform X1, which encodes MERPEPDAASEDAMDSFLEKFQSQPYRGRFREDRWEEEFEKIPLFMKKAPSEIDPKENPDLACLQSIIFDDERPPEEQAKTYKDEGNEYFKEKDYEKAVISYTEGLKKKCADPDLNAVLYTNRAAAQYYLGNFRSALNDVTAARKLKPCHLKAIVRGALCHLELKNFAEAMNWCDEGLQIDAKEKKLLEMRIKAEKLKRTEQRDIRKAKLKEKKEQNQNEALLQAIKARNIRLVSEATSEDEDSASDGLSALLDGLSFENPYGARLSVDDQGRLSWPVLFLYPEYAQSDFISAFHEDSRFIDHLMVMFAETPSWDLEQKYCPDNLEVYFEDEDRAELYRVPPKSTLLQVLQHPRYLVKTLTPAFLVCVESSPFCRNYLRGRKVHQVK